The genomic region CGCTGCGCTAAGACGCCGTGTCGCCGCCTACGCAAGGGTTAGCACGGACAGTGATGAACAGCTTACCAGTTACGAAGCCCAAGTGGACTACTATACCAAGTTAATACAAGGGCGGGCTGATTGGGATTTCATCACAATATACACGGACGAGGGCATCACCGCGGTTAACACTAAACGGCGCGAGGGTTTCAAGCAGATGGTCGCCGATGGCTTGTCGGGTAAATTCGACTTGCTTGTTACAAAGTCAGTCAGCCGTTTTGCCAGAAACACGGTTGACAGCCTAACCACCGTTCGCAAATTGAAAGACGCCGGCTGCGAGGTTTGGTTCGAGAACATAAACACCGATACTCGAATAAAGCCGATGATACGGGCATCTAGCGGCGC from Anaeromusa acidaminophila DSM 3853 harbors:
- a CDS encoding recombinase family protein — encoded protein: MANVRIIPATAPLLSAQGKNAALRRRVAAYARVSTDSDEQLTSYEAQVDYYTKLIQGRADWDFITIYTDEGITAVNTKRREGFKQMVADGLSGKFDLLVTKSVSRFARNTVDSLTTVRKLKDAGCEVWFENINTDTRIKPMIRASSGAQRGSWCLVGV